The Leopardus geoffroyi isolate Oge1 chromosome C1, O.geoffroyi_Oge1_pat1.0, whole genome shotgun sequence sequence GTAGCTGGCTGATCTGACCTCGTGAccagctctctctccttccccatggCCCTGCTGGGACTGGGCAGGGCAGTTGGCTGCAATTACTGGAGGTTCCTACCCTGTAGTTATATCCCTGACCCCCAGTGCttcagggagggaagggtgggccCCGCCAGAGCCAGCCTGTGGCTGGGGAGCCTTCTTGTCTAGGATTCAAAGTTGCTGGGTTGGGAAGAGGTATTTTTTCCGGTTGAGGCCACTTGCGGGAATTGAGCTGGGACCAGCCCCACTTCCTTTTCCAAGTGTCCTGCTTGCTGATGCTTGCTTGGCATGGCTCCGCCGCCAGATTAGGGCACCCTCAaaggggcattaaaaaaaatttttttttaatgtttttatttattatttttgagacagacagacagagcatgagcaggggaggggcagagagagagggagacacagaatccaaagcaggctccaggctctgagctgttagcacagagcctgacgcggggctcgaactcacggactgtgagatcaccacccgagccgaagtcggcacttaaccgactgagccacccaggtgtcccaaagggGCATTTTTTTCTGGGCGGCCAGGGAGCCCCTGCTCAACCTCTTTGAGGGAtaggagagcaggggaagaggtgGCCTGAGCTTCTGCCCCCTGGACACGGCACTGGTTGatttggatgggggaggggtggctggctGATCCTATTCCCAGGAATGCCTACAGGAGAGATGCAGGGCCATCTACTCTTTCCCACTGACCGTTCCTCCTTCCCTGTAGGTACCAGGGAGTCCCGACCAATTGCTCTTGGCTCCTCAACTGGCTTCCTCCCTCCAGTGGCTTATGGGGTACTATCCTGCCCAGCTCTGCTAAGATGATCCtggcctctccctccaccccgtCCAGGGGACGGACCCCCAGCGCCGTGGAGAGGTTGGAGGCCGACAAAGCCAAGTATGTCAAGACACACCAAGTGATAGCACGACGTCAGGAGCCAGCCCTGCGTGGGGGTCCCGGACCGCTTTCCCCGCACCCCTACAATGAGTTGGGACCCCCTGGATCGCCCAGGACGCCCAGGCCCGCCCGCCGGAGCAGCGGCAGGCGGCTGCCAAGGCCTGACTCCCTCATCTTCTACCGCCAGAAGCGGGACTGCAAGGCTTCGGTGAACAAAGAGAACGCCAAGGGCCAGGGGCTGGTGCGGCGCCTGTTCCTGGGGGCCCCCCGCGACGCCACCTCGAGCAGTCCCGGCCCAACCGAGCGACCAGCGGCTCCTGGGGTTTGGGCCGCTCCCCAAGATGCCCCGGAAGCGTCAGGAAAGCGGGCACTGTGCCCCACATGCTCACTGCCCTTGTCGGAGAAGGAGCGCTTCTTCAACTACTGCGGCCTGGAGCGCGCGCTGGTGGAGGTGCTGGGCGCTGAGCGCTTCTCTCCGCAGAGCTGGGGCGCCGACGCCAGCCCCCAGCCcggggcgccgccgccgcccggctcCGGGGACACCAGCGACTGGACGTCCAGCGACACGGATCGCCCGGACGgtgctggcggcggcggcggcggcggcggcggcggcggcggcggctcggaGGCCGCGGGCTCGGCGCGGGACGGGCGCCCCCCGGTGTCCGTGGTGGAGCGCAACGCGCGCGTCATCCAGTGGCTGTACGGCTGCCAGCGCGCCCGCGACCCGCCGCGCGAGTCCGAGGTGTGATTGCGGCCGCTCGGGAGCGGGCTTCCGGGAAGTCCGGGGTCCGGGCAGGGTTAAGGGGTGGGCGCGGGGCTGGACCCGGGCACCGGAAGGGACGCCCTGCCTCTGACGCGCCGGGTGCCGTGGGGCGAGACCTTCCCTCTGGATCTGGGCTTCCCCTTGTGAACCTTGGGAGGCTGGGACGAAATGATTCCCAAAGGCCCTTCCCAGCGCAGacggcggagggggagggggcagctatGTGGCCCCTGTGGAGGCCGGGTCTGGGGAGAGAGGTCTTGGGTGGGAGATCAGAGAATCTGCTGAATAAAGCCACAATGTTATTTAAAGGAGTCGTGATGTTGGATTAGAGAGTCCATATTGAGGAAGGAGGCGGGGCGGACTTGCGTGGTTAGGTGCGTGGGTTTGGAGTGTGGGTTCCAGGCTCACTGCGTGACCCTAGGCAAACACTTAACCTCTCCGAATCACAGTTGCACCCCTCGGTGATCAAGTATTTTTGAAAGGGTCCTAAAGCTCATGGCCAAGTGACTGGCGTATAGGAAATGTTCAATAAACGACAGCCGCTAAGACCGCTACTGAATTGGTAGTAACTCTATTATGATCATCTTCCCCACTGATCCTGACCTGAGTGAGGTCGGTCCAAACTAAAGCTGGGAGCCTGGAATAGCGCGTTTGGGGAGTTCTGGCGAGGGGTCTGCCCCAAAAACCTGGGATCCGCCGGCCCGAAAAGGCCGCCCGCATTCCTGGAGATTTGCTGCCCCCTTTTGGTTACTAGCTATGAATGGGCTGAGATGTGAAGAATCCAGAATTGAGGACAGTAAAGGAAGGGACTCTTCAAATGAGGATTTTGGCAACCAGGAGCCTCACATCCTGCCACTGTCTTCCTTTCCGTCAGAGACACACAGGGTCCCCTGTTTGCCTCACACACGTCCATACGTCCAAGTCTTTGTTTACGGTCCATCCTCCCTTTGCCTGAGTtaccttcccctttttttccacTCATCCTTCTAAGATTACATATATTCATTCTCCCTCAGAA is a genomic window containing:
- the FAM110D gene encoding protein FAM110D isoform X2, producing MILASPSTPSRGRTPSAVERLEADKAKYVKTHQVIARRQEPALRGGPGPLSPHPYNELGPPGSPRTPRPARRSSGRRLPRPDSLIFYRQKRDCKASVNKENAKGQGLVRRLFLGAPRDATSSSPGPTERPAAPGVWAAPQDAPEASGKRALCPTCSLPLSEKERFFNYCGLERALVEVLGAERFSPQSWGADASPQPGAPPPPGSGDTSDWTSSDTDRPDGAGGGGGGGGGGGGGSEAAGSARDGRPPVSVVERNARVIQWLYGCQRARDPPRESEV
- the FAM110D gene encoding protein FAM110D isoform X1; the protein is MSRAEATSKVQTTNHRTGRRYQGVPTNCSWLLNWLPPSSGLWGTILPSSAKMILASPSTPSRGRTPSAVERLEADKAKYVKTHQVIARRQEPALRGGPGPLSPHPYNELGPPGSPRTPRPARRSSGRRLPRPDSLIFYRQKRDCKASVNKENAKGQGLVRRLFLGAPRDATSSSPGPTERPAAPGVWAAPQDAPEASGKRALCPTCSLPLSEKERFFNYCGLERALVEVLGAERFSPQSWGADASPQPGAPPPPGSGDTSDWTSSDTDRPDGAGGGGGGGGGGGGGSEAAGSARDGRPPVSVVERNARVIQWLYGCQRARDPPRESEV